The nucleotide window TATCGCCTTTCATTCTGAGATCCAATCCCATACCCCATAAGGGGCCACTGTTTCAATAATAGTGTCAGTAGTTGTTGTCCCAGAAACCCTAATTTTTCGGTCTGGGTGCCTCTCATTTGGCTTGAATACAACAAACCGAACATCCTCTTCGGGCAAAAAATGTATGCTAAAAATTCGCCCTTCTTCAAGCCGCCATGAGGCATAAATATTATTATCCGGCGTCAAAGAAAGAAAGGGACGCTTCACCTTTCCATGGGTTTTAAGGGAGGTGAGAAAATTATAGAAATTCATAAGTGACCCATAGGATATTTCGGAACTTGAAGGGTCTTCTTCTTTTGTTTCATTAAATAAAACAAGAAGTCTCGCCCCTAGAGGAATATCAATTAAAGTTTTAATTTTAAAGATTATTTCTTTAACTTTTTCATCAGTGTCGCCAATTAGGTCCGCTCGAGTAAGTGGTTCATTACTTTTACCGCAAATAACAAGTGTCAATTTCTCTGGGTTCACAACCGCTGAATTTAGGTGCTTTAACTTTTCTGATAACACGAGCATTCCTGCCTGGGAAGTGACTCGAACGTCAAAGGCCCGTACGTTAGACAACGTCCCTGTCTCAATGGAGGCTTCATCTTTTTGAATATTACTTTCAGACGTTACACTCGTTTGAGATTTTACCTCAGGCATTATTCCTCCCGTTCCCAGATTTTTTGAATTTCAGGTGTTGTTAAATCAGTAAATCCCCGAACCACCCACTCATGCGCTAGGTCAAACCATTTGAAAATGTCTTCCTTATTTGTTGATTCACCCATACCTCGAGCCGTCAAATCGAGAATGTACACCTTATTTTTTTCCTTGATTAGTGTACCATGATCCAATTTCACAGTTAGGGATCCCTTTCCTTCTCCTAATGGAAACCGCGCCCTCCATGAAATAGCTTCAGGTTCTGGCAAAAATCCTTCTTTTTTTTGAATCAAGGGAGAATCAGAAAAAATTTTTCTGAGGTCAGCACTATTATTCCATTCTAGGCCTTTTTTGAAATGATTAATATAAGTAAGTTCACACTCAATTGGTTGAAGTGGTCCCAGGGAATACTCCTTAAAAAAAATACTATTTGTGTCAAACACTTTCTCAAAATTCTTAATCATATAAGGATATCGAGGATAGTCGGCTTCCTTACGCCTCCAATTGAAATGGAATCTATCGACCTGAAATTGTATTAATTGATCCTCTGATTCATTTACAAACCACACTCTAAGGGATGGCATTCCCGTTGTGGGATCTACTGGAATATCACCTTGACCCGATGCAATTGGTGGGGCATGTTCGATTTTAGGATAGTCTTGGCGAAATTTATTCCAAAGTTGACCAATATGTGGAATTTTAAGTTTATCTGAAATATTAAACCGTATTCCAAGAGCAACCTCTGCAATAGGGGGTTTCTTAAAACTTGGAGTAGGACCTGAGAAAGGATTTGAATGATTCATTAATTTACCTAACTTATTAAATATACTAGAAAATGGCCCTTTGGGTCAATAGCCCCAAATGAAACTGTAAACCCTTGTAGGTTCAC belongs to Nitrospiria bacterium and includes:
- a CDS encoding TIGR04255 family protein: MNHSNPFSGPTPSFKKPPIAEVALGIRFNISDKLKIPHIGQLWNKFRQDYPKIEHAPPIASGQGDIPVDPTTGMPSLRVWFVNESEDQLIQFQVDRFHFNWRRKEADYPRYPYMIKNFEKVFDTNSIFFKEYSLGPLQPIECELTYINHFKKGLEWNNSADLRKIFSDSPLIQKKEGFLPEPEAISWRARFPLGEGKGSLTVKLDHGTLIKEKNKVYILDLTARGMGESTNKEDIFKWFDLAHEWVVRGFTDLTTPEIQKIWEREE